The following proteins are encoded in a genomic region of Pseudodesulfovibrio mercurii:
- a CDS encoding cytidylate kinase family protein, with the protein MLSTRKLIDVLTMILGLLIMALGVSVSVRADLGVTPISCVPYVYSLSTPFTLGEMTIFMNIFFILGQMAILRKRYSPIQLLQLPAVVILGYCIDFTYRLVSGIEPSSYLEQLLWLLVSCALLALGVFLVVKANLTYIPGDGLIVVIADTFKKDFGKTKMCFDSSMVVIGLSSSLLLSGRVAGIREGTIIAALLVGYLIQLLNRLLRAAAARIEARGRTESPAEAPAGVYGTFPVITISREYGSGGHEIGQQIAKKLGFTFYDRELIDLTAQQSGFTEDYIKDREQKISNSLLHELYAQNYAYVQDKLPPTDLLFLIQSKIIRDVSAKQPCVIVGRCANFVLKDNPSCFNIFIHANEAYRKRKIVDDYKAPASYSSKDLEQMDHERANYCLKYTGGNWRDVTGYHLTLDSSLYTTEQLAKKIIELFRTAQPRLRAAA; encoded by the coding sequence GTGCTTTCCACCCGCAAACTCATCGACGTGCTGACCATGATCCTGGGCCTGCTCATCATGGCCCTGGGCGTATCCGTCTCGGTCAGGGCGGATCTCGGGGTCACCCCCATCTCCTGCGTGCCCTACGTCTATAGCCTGAGCACGCCGTTCACCCTGGGCGAAATGACCATCTTCATGAACATCTTCTTCATCCTGGGGCAGATGGCCATATTGCGAAAACGGTATTCGCCCATCCAGCTCCTGCAACTGCCAGCGGTCGTCATCCTGGGCTACTGCATCGATTTCACCTACCGCCTGGTTTCCGGCATCGAGCCGTCGAGTTACCTGGAACAGCTGCTCTGGCTGCTGGTCAGCTGCGCGCTGCTGGCACTCGGGGTGTTCCTGGTGGTCAAGGCGAACCTGACCTACATCCCGGGCGACGGCCTGATCGTGGTCATCGCCGATACCTTCAAGAAGGATTTCGGCAAAACGAAGATGTGCTTCGACAGCTCAATGGTCGTCATCGGCCTGTCGAGCTCCCTGCTCCTCTCGGGCAGAGTGGCCGGGATACGTGAGGGAACCATCATCGCGGCCCTGCTGGTCGGTTATCTCATACAGCTCTTGAACAGGCTTCTGCGGGCGGCGGCCGCCCGGATCGAAGCCCGCGGCCGGACCGAGTCCCCGGCCGAGGCCCCGGCGGGCGTCTACGGGACCTTCCCGGTCATCACCATCTCCCGTGAATACGGGAGCGGCGGCCACGAGATCGGACAACAGATCGCCAAGAAACTGGGCTTCACCTTTTACGACAGGGAATTGATCGACCTGACCGCCCAACAGAGCGGCTTCACCGAGGACTACATCAAGGACCGGGAGCAGAAGATCAGCAACTCCCTGCTCCACGAACTCTACGCCCAGAACTACGCCTACGTGCAGGACAAGCTGCCGCCCACGGACCTGCTCTTCCTTATCCAGAGCAAGATCATCCGGGACGTCAGCGCCAAGCAGCCGTGCGTCATCGTCGGACGGTGCGCCAACTTCGTCCTCAAGGACAACCCCAGTTGCTTCAACATCTTCATCCACGCGAACGAGGCGTACCGCAAACGGAAGATCGTCGACGACTACAAGGCCCCCGCCTCCTATTCCTCCAAGGACCTGGAACAGATGGACCATGAACGGGCCAATTACTGCCTGAAATATACCGGCGGGAACTGGCGCGACGTGACCGGCTATCACCTGACCCTGGACAGCTCGCTGTACACCACGGAACAGCTCGCGAAAAAGATCATCGAACTGTTCCGCACGGCCCAACCGCGTCTGCGGGCGGCGGCCTAG
- a CDS encoding MarR family winged helix-turn-helix transcriptional regulator has product MQTKDVIRFEQDSPIRRISRLSRLNMNSLAGPISAIGIARGTFPFVMEVLCREGVIQEDLSRLLSIDRAATARALKRLERDGLIERREDPADRRGKHVFPTDRTRDLCGDILGILTQQKEALFNGFDEGERALFLRMLDRVIDNMGAPTSP; this is encoded by the coding sequence ATGCAGACAAAAGACGTCATACGGTTTGAACAGGATTCGCCCATCCGCCGTATATCCAGACTGAGCCGACTGAACATGAATTCCCTGGCCGGGCCCATTTCGGCCATCGGCATCGCCCGGGGCACCTTCCCCTTTGTCATGGAGGTGCTGTGCCGAGAGGGCGTCATCCAGGAAGACCTCTCCAGACTGCTGTCCATCGACCGGGCAGCAACGGCCCGCGCCCTGAAACGGCTGGAGAGGGACGGTCTGATCGAGCGCCGGGAAGACCCTGCGGACAGACGAGGGAAGCACGTTTTCCCGACCGACAGGACGCGGGATCTGTGCGGCGACATCCTCGGCATCCTGACGCAGCAGAAGGAGGCCCTGTTCAACGGCTTCGACGAGGGAGAACGAGCGCTGTTCCTGCGCATGCTGGACCGGGTGATCGACAACATGGGCGCACCGACCTCCCCCTGA
- a CDS encoding cation-translocating P-type ATPase, giving the protein MDEIAFHALSVDETFAALNSSMQGLSSQEAARRLRVHGSNDLVSAKSRSRLAILFSQFKDLLVVVLIVAGFISFGIALVENSWENYRSGTIIFLIVIADAALGFSLEYNASRIVRKLRTLIFSPARAIRDKRLTEIPLQTLVPGDVIDIEQGDKIPADLRIVESNNLQTNEFSLTGESMPVDKTTERFAADLTVADRRNMAFAGTSVASGSGMGVVVFTGMRTELGKIATMTEETIEVRSPLQDELNVLAVRLTVVAGAVSGVLLVLALWLGLGWLVAVTYALGVAVACVPQALPAQLIVAMSSASQHLARKNAVVKSLPTVEALGSTNVICTDKTGTLTRNEMTVTRAWSNERELELTGVGYQPEGEVLDEAGNPVSEEDLQALSLLFRTAILASAGTVHPPDDQHENWYAVGDPSEAALVVMAMKAGAFDGKIEESPKLRSFPFDPGRKRMSFIRRLPEGDCVMMKGATDSILDVCVSMLKDGGVQPMTQGDRERIEDWNIASSDQALRVLALAYRPLNGDFESASLEETERDMVFLGLVGMIDPPRRGVREAMAKCHNAGIDTYMITGDHAATAAAIARDIGLARADGRTVRVVRGKEMAGLGDEELAYMMRSNSALIFSRVEPAHKLRVVRLLGEQGRVVAVTGDGINDAPALKRAHIGVAMGKTGVDVAKEIAEVVLLDDNFSTLVDAVEEGRSIYSNIRKVVLASLTTNVAELLAVLFGLVGIAVGNYAIPMLTIQILAIDLMAEILPLTFLCFDPPTPDDMKRRPRNRSDHILNAATGIEVGFFGSLIGALSVANFFLYMHRHGLTLGQDAIGTIEYARASAMTWLTMAFCQFGNILSRRYQNVSIFNSNILTNKILLASIIISAVQSFAAVHAPGINDFLGFAPIGIVDWLYILAAAGVFLAFWEGLKWMRRRPMQTV; this is encoded by the coding sequence ATGGACGAAATTGCATTCCATGCCTTGTCAGTGGACGAAACGTTCGCCGCATTGAATTCTTCCATGCAGGGACTTTCCTCACAGGAGGCTGCGCGTCGGCTCCGCGTCCATGGTTCCAACGACCTCGTTTCGGCCAAGTCTCGCTCCCGCCTTGCCATTTTATTCTCGCAGTTCAAGGATCTGCTGGTAGTCGTTTTGATCGTGGCAGGATTCATCTCCTTTGGTATCGCCCTCGTGGAAAACTCATGGGAAAACTACAGAAGCGGTACGATCATTTTTCTCATCGTCATCGCCGACGCGGCCCTCGGGTTCAGTTTGGAATACAACGCCAGCCGGATAGTGCGTAAGCTCCGCACGCTCATTTTCTCCCCTGCCCGGGCAATCCGCGACAAAAGGCTTACGGAAATCCCGCTTCAGACTCTGGTGCCCGGCGATGTGATCGATATTGAGCAGGGGGACAAGATCCCGGCCGATTTGCGCATCGTCGAATCCAACAACCTGCAAACCAACGAATTCAGCCTTACCGGCGAATCGATGCCGGTGGACAAAACGACCGAAAGGTTTGCCGCCGACCTGACCGTGGCTGACCGCCGCAACATGGCGTTTGCCGGGACCTCTGTCGCCAGCGGAAGCGGCATGGGCGTGGTGGTTTTCACCGGCATGCGCACCGAGTTGGGAAAAATCGCGACGATGACGGAGGAGACCATCGAGGTCCGCTCGCCGCTGCAAGACGAGCTCAATGTGCTGGCAGTGCGGTTGACCGTGGTGGCCGGGGCCGTCTCGGGAGTCCTGCTTGTCCTGGCCTTGTGGCTGGGGCTGGGGTGGCTTGTGGCCGTGACCTACGCACTGGGCGTGGCCGTGGCCTGTGTCCCCCAGGCCCTTCCGGCGCAACTCATCGTGGCCATGTCTTCCGCCAGCCAGCACCTGGCCAGAAAAAATGCCGTTGTGAAAAGCCTGCCCACCGTGGAGGCGCTCGGCTCCACCAACGTCATCTGCACCGACAAGACGGGGACCCTTACCCGCAATGAAATGACAGTGACCCGGGCGTGGAGCAATGAACGGGAGTTGGAATTAACCGGCGTCGGCTACCAGCCTGAGGGCGAGGTGTTGGACGAAGCCGGGAATCCGGTGTCGGAGGAAGATCTTCAGGCTTTGTCTCTTCTCTTCCGGACCGCCATCCTCGCGTCGGCAGGCACCGTTCACCCGCCGGACGACCAGCACGAGAACTGGTACGCGGTGGGAGACCCCTCGGAGGCCGCCCTGGTGGTCATGGCCATGAAAGCGGGAGCGTTTGATGGTAAAATCGAGGAATCGCCGAAATTGCGCAGCTTTCCTTTCGACCCCGGCCGGAAACGTATGAGCTTTATCAGACGGTTGCCCGAAGGTGACTGCGTAATGATGAAAGGGGCTACCGACTCGATTCTCGACGTATGCGTTTCCATGTTGAAGGACGGAGGCGTTCAGCCCATGACACAGGGGGATAGGGAGCGTATCGAAGACTGGAACATAGCATCCTCCGACCAGGCCCTGCGGGTCTTGGCCCTTGCCTACCGTCCGCTGAACGGCGATTTCGAATCCGCTTCGCTTGAGGAAACCGAACGGGACATGGTTTTCCTCGGCCTCGTCGGCATGATCGATCCTCCCCGGCGCGGCGTGCGTGAGGCGATGGCGAAATGCCACAACGCGGGCATAGATACCTATATGATTACCGGCGACCACGCGGCAACGGCAGCGGCCATAGCCCGGGACATCGGATTGGCTCGCGCTGACGGGCGTACGGTTCGGGTCGTCCGGGGAAAGGAAATGGCGGGCCTCGGCGACGAGGAACTTGCCTACATGATGCGCAGCAACTCGGCCCTGATTTTTTCCCGGGTGGAACCGGCACACAAGCTGCGGGTGGTTCGCCTGCTCGGAGAGCAGGGACGGGTCGTGGCCGTGACCGGAGACGGCATCAATGATGCTCCGGCCCTGAAGCGGGCACACATTGGCGTGGCCATGGGGAAGACCGGCGTGGATGTGGCCAAGGAGATTGCCGAGGTCGTGCTGCTGGACGACAATTTCTCCACCCTCGTGGATGCCGTGGAGGAAGGTCGGAGCATCTACAGCAACATCCGCAAGGTGGTGCTCGCCTCCCTGACGACGAACGTCGCGGAACTCCTTGCCGTCCTTTTCGGCCTGGTCGGGATCGCCGTGGGCAACTACGCAATCCCCATGCTGACGATCCAGATCCTGGCCATCGACCTCATGGCGGAAATTCTGCCTTTGACTTTCCTGTGTTTCGATCCACCCACGCCGGATGACATGAAGCGGCGGCCTCGAAACCGCAGCGACCATATTCTCAATGCGGCAACCGGGATTGAGGTCGGCTTCTTCGGTTCCCTCATCGGGGCGCTGTCGGTGGCCAACTTTTTTCTCTACATGCACCGTCACGGCCTGACGCTTGGGCAGGACGCCATCGGCACGATCGAATACGCGAGGGCCAGCGCGATGACTTGGCTGACCATGGCCTTTTGTCAATTCGGGAACATCCTTTCGCGCCGATACCAAAACGTCTCGATTTTCAACAGCAACATTCTGACCAACAAAATCCTGCTCGCTTCAATCATCATCTCCGCCGTGCAGAGCTTTGCTGCGGTCCACGCCCCCGGCATAAACGATTTCCTGGGATTCGCCCCCATCGGCATTGTTGACTGGCTCTACATTCTGGCCGCAGCAGGCGTCTTCCTCGCCTTTTGGGAGGGTCTCAAGTGGATGCGGAGGCGTCCTATGCAAACCGTCTGA